One window of Dysidea avara chromosome 11, odDysAvar1.4, whole genome shotgun sequence genomic DNA carries:
- the LOC136239357 gene encoding uncharacterized protein isoform X1 encodes MQSSRQSAQKQTKKEELESSSRREAKQMARKWKRSSSLVMLELAHSEDSNKDELVIINECYNAAGSDPKPSKLRVVDSRLAVYGTIRAKQDEETKDIEIVVQTGPPDPSDKSYQFNCHLYHESDATSSTKPPSYILFESLLYKNFFISWDLKNKTAKCEQLSLAPDTVIDNLCSKIYDAMIQRFVWVIPVDDREIEQFALKAYGESHFLAFKKNGDAILVQGAEINEEVTIFKIRYQ; translated from the exons ATGCAGAGCTCGAGGCAAAGTGCGCAGAAGCAAACGAAGAAAGAAGAGCTTGAGAGCAG TAGCCGCAGAGAAGCAAAGCAAATGGCGAGAAAGTGGAAGCGTTCAAGCAGTTTAGTGATGCTAGAATTGGCACATTCTGAAGACAGCAATAAAGACGAATTGGTGATAATAAACGAGTGCTACAATGCAGCAGGAAGCGATCCAAAGCCCAGTAAATTGAGAGTTGTCGACTCAAGACTTGCTGTTTACGGAACGATACGGGCGAAACAAGACGAGGAAACTAAAGATATTGAAATCGTTGTCCAGACTGGACCACCAGACCCTTCTGACAAATCAT ATCAGTTCAACTGTCATCTGTATCACGAGTCGGATGCCACAAGCTCTACAAAACCACCTAGCTATATTTTGTTTGAAAGTTTGCTATATAAGAATTTTTTCATCAGCTGGGACTTAAAAAACAAAACAGCAAAATGCGAG CAACTATCACTTGCCCCAGACACAGTGATAGATAATctctgctcaaaaatttacgaTGCAATGATCCAGAGATTTGTGTGGGTCATTCCAGTTGATGATCGTGAAATTGAGCAGTTTGCTCTGAAGGCTTATGGGGAGTCTCATTTCCTGGCATTCAAAAAGAATGGTGATGCCATTCTTGTGCAAGGAGCAGAAATAAATGAAGAagtaacaatttttaaaattcgaTATCAGTGA
- the LOC136239357 gene encoding uncharacterized protein isoform X2 — MQSSRQSAQKQTKKEELESSRREAKQMARKWKRSSSLVMLELAHSEDSNKDELVIINECYNAAGSDPKPSKLRVVDSRLAVYGTIRAKQDEETKDIEIVVQTGPPDPSDKSYQFNCHLYHESDATSSTKPPSYILFESLLYKNFFISWDLKNKTAKCEQLSLAPDTVIDNLCSKIYDAMIQRFVWVIPVDDREIEQFALKAYGESHFLAFKKNGDAILVQGAEINEEVTIFKIRYQ; from the exons ATGCAGAGCTCGAGGCAAAGTGCGCAGAAGCAAACGAAGAAAGAAGAGCTTGAGAGCAG CCGCAGAGAAGCAAAGCAAATGGCGAGAAAGTGGAAGCGTTCAAGCAGTTTAGTGATGCTAGAATTGGCACATTCTGAAGACAGCAATAAAGACGAATTGGTGATAATAAACGAGTGCTACAATGCAGCAGGAAGCGATCCAAAGCCCAGTAAATTGAGAGTTGTCGACTCAAGACTTGCTGTTTACGGAACGATACGGGCGAAACAAGACGAGGAAACTAAAGATATTGAAATCGTTGTCCAGACTGGACCACCAGACCCTTCTGACAAATCAT ATCAGTTCAACTGTCATCTGTATCACGAGTCGGATGCCACAAGCTCTACAAAACCACCTAGCTATATTTTGTTTGAAAGTTTGCTATATAAGAATTTTTTCATCAGCTGGGACTTAAAAAACAAAACAGCAAAATGCGAG CAACTATCACTTGCCCCAGACACAGTGATAGATAATctctgctcaaaaatttacgaTGCAATGATCCAGAGATTTGTGTGGGTCATTCCAGTTGATGATCGTGAAATTGAGCAGTTTGCTCTGAAGGCTTATGGGGAGTCTCATTTCCTGGCATTCAAAAAGAATGGTGATGCCATTCTTGTGCAAGGAGCAGAAATAAATGAAGAagtaacaatttttaaaattcgaTATCAGTGA